From Stigmatopora nigra isolate UIUO_SnigA chromosome 5, RoL_Snig_1.1, whole genome shotgun sequence, a single genomic window includes:
- the c5h8orf82 gene encoding UPF0598 protein C8orf82 homolog has protein sequence MLCLGTTVVLVRQLAGLRCHDAGYRNLRTFAAYVQGQSPEPRIREYFYYIDHQGQLFLDDTKMKNFVTCFKDKKFLTFFFSRLRVNQSGRYKEDFPFLSLCGRERNFLRCDDRPVVFTHLVQDTTGKQDMLSFCGGGQNLTVPFRPEALFMHPPNGRVYHPCSDQTGGIGLVRSALAIELSPFFIYDSVGDRISPPTHFLWEKQQYKLTNELESSFPKEETEGGESPQQK, from the exons ATGTTGTGTCTTGGGACTACCGTGGTGCTCGTGAGACAGCTGGCCGGTCTGCGCTGCCATGACGCCGGCTACAGGAATCTCAGGACCTTCGCTGCATATGTCCAGGGTCAGAGCCCCGAGCCACGGATCCGAGAATACTTCTACTACATTGATCACCAAGGACAG CTGTTTCTGGATGACACCAAAATGAAGAATTTTGTCACCTGTTTCAAAG ACAAAAAGTTCCTCACCTTCTTCTTCAGTCGTCTCCGGGTAAACCAGAGTGGACGTTACAAGGAAGACTTCCCCTTCCTGTCGCTGTGTGGGAGAGAGAGGAACTTCCTGCGTTGTGATGATCGACCGGTGGTCTTCACTCACTTGGTACAAGACACCACCGGCAAACAGGACATGCTGTCTTTCTGTGGCGGTGGACAGAACCTGACAGTTCCCTTTCGTCCCGAGGCACTCTTCATGCATCCACCCAACGGACGGGTTTACCACCCTTGCTCCGATCAAACTGGCGGCATCGGGCTGGTGAGGTCCGCCCTGGCTATCGAGCTCAGCCCTTTCTTTATCTACGATTCAGTGGGAGATCGAATAAGCCCCCCCACACACTTCTTGTGGGAGAAACAGCAGTACAAACTAACCAATGAGTTAGAATCAAGCTTTCCCAAGGAAGAAACTGAAGGTGGTGAATCTCCTCAGCAAAAATAG